In Rutidosis leptorrhynchoides isolate AG116_Rl617_1_P2 chromosome 2, CSIRO_AGI_Rlap_v1, whole genome shotgun sequence, one genomic interval encodes:
- the LOC139893329 gene encoding cytochrome b5-like, with protein sequence MASDLKQFVFDDVSKHNKTKDCWLIIDGKVYDVTPFMEDHPGGDEVLLAATGKDATDDFEDVGHSDDARAMMHKYLIGNVDKATVPTKRQYVAPADRVYNQDKTQDFVIKILQFLVPLVILGLAFAVRSYTKEKSA encoded by the exons ATGGCATCAGATCTGAAACAATTCGTATTTGATGATGTCAGCAAACACAACAAAACTAAGGACTGCTGGCTTATTATTGATGGAAag GTTTATGATGTAACACCATTTATGGAGGATCACCCTGGTGGCGATGAAGTCTTGCTAGCAGCAACTG GGAAGGACGCAACGGATGATTTTGAGGATGTGGGCCACAGTGATGATGCACGAGCGATGATGCACAAATATTTGATTGGCAACGTAGACAAGGCAACCGTTCCAACTAAACGTCAATACGTTGCACCTGCTGACAGGGTCTACAATCAAGACAAGACTCAAGATTTTGTTATTAAGATTTTACAGTTTCTCGTGCCTCTTGTCATCTTGGGGTTGGCCTTTGCAGTTAGATCGTACACAAAGGAGAAGTCTGCTTGA